In Scatophagus argus isolate fScaArg1 chromosome 7, fScaArg1.pri, whole genome shotgun sequence, a genomic segment contains:
- the tjp1b gene encoding tight junction protein ZO-1 isoform X3, whose amino-acid sequence MITCAFLWVGFLVAVDSTMVNYQKYITVMQLALGVTAVNKEHCLPPRKRMWIHPSPTAGSITAASSVSTNQGKPSLRRIKGRIHRSKSLDSIDLLDSNSAAMEETVIWEQHTVTLHRAPGFGFGIAISGGRDNPHFQSGETSIVISDVLKGGPAEGLLQENDRVVMVNAVSMDNVEHAYAVQQLRKSGKIAKITIRRKRKVHVPMGRLGERETMSEHDEEEDSYDEEIYETRSGRSGAYSGVGGAMGRRSGRSSGRRDRERERSGSRERSLSPRSDRRSHNLPPRPAKVTLVKSRKNEAEYGLRLASHIFVKDISPESLAARDGNIQEGDVVLKINGTVTENLSLIDAKKLIERSKGKLKMVVQRDDRATLLNIPDLDDSIPSANASDRDDISDIHSLASDHSNRSHDRHRSSRSRSPDRRSEPSDHSRHSPPQISNGSHRSRDDDRISKPASTPAKLAEEVPLPKPKESAIAREEKQLPPLPEPKPVYAQPGQPDVDLPVSPSDAPVPSAAHDDSILRPSMKLVKFRKGESVGLRLAGGNDVGIFVAGVLEDSPAAKEGLEEGDQILRVNNVDFANIIREEAVLFLLDLPKGEEVTILAQKKKDVYRRIVESDVGDSFYIRTHFEYEKESPYGLSFNKGEVFRVVDTLYNGKLGSWLAIRIGKNHQEVERGIIPNKNRAEQLSSVQYTLPKTAGGDRADFWRFRGLRSSKRNLRKSREDLSSQPVQTKFPAYERVVLREAGFLRPVVIFGPIADVAREKLSREEPDLFELAKSEPRDAGTDQRSSGIIRLHTIKQIIDRDKHAVLDITPNAVDRLNYAQWYPIVVFLNPDNKQGVKNMRTRLCPESRKSARKLYERAIKLRKNNHHLFTTTINLNNMNDGWYGALKETIQQQQNQLVWVSEGKADGTTEDDLDIHDDRLSYLSAPGSEYSMYSTDSRHTSDYEDTDTEGGAYTDQELDETLNDEVGLPTEPAITRSSEPVREDPPVIQDTPGYPGYQHPVQPDPAGRIDPAGFKMAAPQQQDEAALPMPSLPPTVVAPPAVEQPVQLEGMHLEEPPAAAAAPQADSLSSPSPAPELIQPPPPPHEPHPSGPPGPEPKMYKKDLYNMEDPVRINHGLKQSMSYSHQPPYQDKQPYREYDHPPYGYDGGGYTEPKPHNTDSHLHYDNRVPHYNEQWPPYDQQTSSSQPAGYQPGHQQPMGYNPRSPYEDGPGRDYSPPQPRYDEAPPVGYDGRPRHSKPGPIRYDEPPPPPPAGYDARSPYEAEPHGFPINSPRSPEPPKQYYSDSGLRPTYIPGPPNRGYKPGMHEPMMNSEPTIPPPKPETLSSPGEPPITPGSKPLPPPPREDLDEDPAMKPQSVLNRVKMFENKRSVSMDRAKEGESSALRPADVPKPVSAPGPVLKANSLSNLEQEKSTYRAPEPQKPHPKPLDDVVRSNHYDPDEDEEYYRKQLSYFDRRSFDSKAMGQPSPGINRFHDLPKPAQLSYPYNRVESAEKVSPVEKRYEPLPQISPSSQYGPPVSAIPPSTLPKLSPSEANSVPEPLSSPNPKPELAAHRPVSRDEPTPGGYLPPRGLPDKSPVNGTDAAPSKTLVAPAPAPTSYNRYVPKPYTSSARPFERKFESPKFNHNLLPNDTQVKTDLLIKPSVVSNSSGKPQLSPQPMDHDSGLDTFTRTMDNRPKYQHNNINAIPKAIPVSPSTLDDEDDDEGHTVVATARGIFNCNGGVLSSIETGVSIIIPQGAIPENVEQEIYFKVCRDNSILPPLDKEKGETLLSPLVMCGPHGLKFLKPVELRLPHCASMTPDGDPKTWQNKSLPGDPNYLVGANCVSVLIDHF is encoded by the exons AGCGCAGCAATGGAAGAGACTGTCATTTGGGAACAGCACACAGTAACACTACACAGG GCACCAGGGTTTGGCTTCGGGATAGCCATATCAGGAGGTCGGGATAACCCTCATTTTCAGAGCGGCGAGACCTCCATTGTCATCTCGGATGTGCTGAAAGGAGGCCCAGCTGAAGGCCTGCTGCA GGAAAATGACAGAGTCGTTATGGTCAATGCTGTCTCCATGGACAATGTGGAGCACGCGTACGCAGTCCAGCAGCTTCgtaaaagtggaaaaattgCCAAAATT ACAATCAGGCGGAAGAGGAAGGTGCATGTCCCCATGGGCCGACTAGGGGAGCGGGAAACTATGTCAGAGcatgacgaggaggaggacagtTATGACGAGGAGATATACGAGACGCGGAGCGGACGTAGCGGCGCTTACAGTGGTGTGGGCGGCGCCATGGGCAGGCGCAGCGGCCGGAGCAGCGGGCGAAGGGACAGGGAGCGTGAACGCAGCGGCTCGCGGGAGAGGAGTCTCTCTCCACGCTCTGACCGCCGCTCACACAACCTGCCCCCACGTCCTGCCAAGGTCACACTTGTCAAATCGCGTAAAAATGAAG CAGAATATGGCCTGCGCCTGGCCAGCCACATCTTTGTCAAGGACATTTCCCCCGAGAGCCTGGCAGCCAGAGACGGCAACATCCAGGAAGGGGATGTTGTACTGAAG atCAATGGCACAGTGACAGAGAACCTCTCCTTGATAGACGCCAAGAAGCTGATAGAAAGGTCAAAGGGCAAGCTAAAAATGGTTGTTCAGAGGGACGACAGAGCAACCCTGTTGAACATCCCTGACCTCGATGACAGCATTCCTTCGGCCAATGCCTCCGACAGAGACG ACATTTCAGATATCCATTCTCTGGCATCTGATCATTCCAATCGATCGCATGACCGACATCGTAGCAGCCGCTCCCGCTCTCCAGACAGACGATCTGAACCCTCAGACCACTCCAGACACTCGCCCCCACAAATTAGCAATGGCAG CCACAGAAGCCGTGATGACGATCGGATCTCAAAGCCAGCTTCAACACCAGCGAAGCTAGCAGAGGAGGTTCCCCTGCCCAAACCGAAGGAGTCGGCTATTGCTAGAGAGGAGAAACAGCTCCCACCACTCCCAG agCCCAAGCCAGTGTATGCTCAGCCTGGACAGCCAGATGTAGACCTGCCAGTCAGTCCCTCTGATGCCCCTGTGCCAAGTGCTGCCCATGACGACAGCATCTTACG GCCAAGCATGAAGCTGGTGAAGTTCAGGAAGGGGGAGAGTGTGGGGCTGCGGCTGGCTGGAGGGAATGACGTGGGCATCTTTGTAGCTGGAGTGCTGGAGGATAGTCCAGCTGCTAAGGAGGGCTTAGAGGAGGGCGACCAAATTCTCAGG GTAAATAATGTAGACTTTGCAAACATAATCCGAGAGGAGGCGGTGCTGTTCCTCCTGGACCTTCCTAAGGGTGAAGAGGTCACAATTCTGGCccagaagaagaaagatg TGTATCGGCGGATCGTGGAGTCTGATGTTGGTGACTCCTTTTACATCCGGACACACTTCGAGTATGAAAAAGAATCTCCGTATGGGTTGAGCTTTAACAAAGGTGAGGTGTTCCGTGTGGTGGACACCCTCTACAACGGCAAGCTGGGATCCTGGTTGGCTATTCGCATTGGCAAGAACCACCAGGAGGTGGAGAGGGGCATCATCCCCAACAAAAACAG AGCGGAGCAGCTCTCCAGTGTGCAGTACACTCTCCCCAAAACAGCAGGGGGCGACAGGGCTGACTTCTGGAGGTTTCGGGGTCTTCGCAGCTCCAAGAGGAACCtgaggaagagcagagaggacCTGTCTTCCCAGCCAGTCCAAACGAAGTTTCCAGCTTATGAAAGAGTGGTACTAAGAGAGG ctgGTTTCCTGAGGCCTGTGGTGATATTTGGGCCCATTGCTGATGTCGCTCGAGAAAAACTCTCCAGAGAGGAGCCAGATCTTTTTGAGCTTGCAA AGAGTGAACCGAGAGATGCGGGAACAGATCAGCGTAGTTCAGGAATCATTCGTCTTCACACCATCAAGCAGATCATTGACAGG GACAAACATGCTGTGCTGGACATCACTCCAAATGCTGTGGACAGGCTGAACTATGCTCAGTGGTACCCAATTGTAGTCTTCCTAAATCCCGATAATAAGCAGGGTGTGAAGAATATGAGGACCAGACTGTGTCCAGAGTCCAGGAAGAGTGCCAGGAAGCTCTATGAGAGAGCAATCAAACTGAGGAAGAATAATCACCACCTGTTCACCA CCACCATCAACTTGAACAATATGAATGATGGCTGGTACGGCGCTCTAAAAGAAACAATCCAGCAACAGCAGAACCAGTTGGTGTGGGTGTCAGAGGGCAAG GCGGATGGCACTACAGAGGATGACTTGGATATCCACGATGACCGCCTGTCCTACTTGTCGGCGCCAGGTAGTGAATACTCCATGTATAGCACAGATAGCCGTCACACTTCTGATTATGAGGACACCGACACAGAGGGTGGAGCGTATACAGACCAGGAACTGGATGAGACTTTGAACGACGAGGTGGGTCTGCCCACGGAGCCCGCCATCACCCGCTCCTCCGAGCCGGTGCGAGAAGACCCACCTGTAATTCAGGACACTCCTGGTTACCCTGGATACCAGCACCCCGTGCAGCCCGACCCAGCTGGTCGCATAGACCCGGCTGGGTTCAAGATGGCCGCTCCGCAACAG CAAGATGAGGCTGCTCTGCCCATGCCCTCGTTGCCTCCGACGGTGGTAGCGCCCCCTGCTGTTGAGCAGCCTGTACAGCTAGAGGGTATGCACCTAGAGGAGCCGCCTGCTGCAGCCGCAGCTCCTCAGGCTGACTCACTTAGCAGCCCCAGCCCTGCCCCTGAGCTTATTcagcccccaccaccaccacacgaACCCCACCCGTCTGGACCACCTGGTCCAGAACCAAAG ATGTACAAGAAAGATTTGTACAATATGGAGGACCCAGTGCGAATCAACCATGGCCTGAAGCAGTCTATGAGCTACAGTCACCAGCCGCCGTACCAGGACAAACAGCCATACCGCGAATACGACCACCCGCCTTACGGATATGATGGAGGCGGCTACACAGAACCAAAGCCTCACAACACTGACTCTCACCTGCACTACGACAACCGTGTGCCTCATTACAACGAACAGTGGCCCCCCTATGACCAGCAGACCTCGTCTTCTCAGCCCGCAGGGTACCAGCCGGGCCACCAGCAACCCATGGGCTACAACCCCCGGTCCCCCTACGAGGACGGACCAGGGAGAGACTACAGCCCCCCTCAGCCACGCTACGATGAGGCCCCACCAGTGGGCTATGATGGCAGACCACGCCACAGTAAACCTGGGCCCATTCGTTATGATGAACCCCCACCGCCACCCCCAGCTGGCTACGACGCTCGTTCTCCTTATGAGGCAGAACCTCATGGCTTCCCCATTAACTCACCTCGATCGCCGGAGCCCCCAAAGCAGTATTACAGTGACTCTGGTCTAAGGCCCACCTACATTCCTGGGCCTCCAAACCGGGGCTATAAGCCAGGGATGCATGAGCCTATGATGAACTCTGAACCCACAATTCCCCCTCCGAAACCAGAGACGCTGTCCTCACCAGGTGAGCCACCTATCACTCCGGGCTCCAaacccctccctcctccacctcgaGAAGACCTGGACGAGGACCCGGCCATGAAACCACAGTCAGTGCTCAACAGAGTCAAGATGTTTGAGAATAAACGGTCTGTTTCTATGGACAGGGCTAAAGAAGGAGAGTCATCAGCACTCAGG CCTGCAGATGTTCCTAAACCTGTGAGTGCACCTGGCCCAGTCCTCAAAGCCAATTCCCTCAGCAACCTGGAGCAGGAGAAGTCCACCTATAG GGCTCCTGAGCCACAGAAGCCTCATCCTAAACCCCTGGATGATGTAGTGCGTTCCAACCACTACGACccagatgaggatgaggagtaCTACAGGAAGCAGTTGTCCTACTTTGATCGCCGTAGCTTTGACAGCAAGGCCATGGGCCAACCCAGTCCTGGCATCAACCGCTTCCATGATTTGCCCAAACCAGCTCAGCTGTCCTACCCATACAACAG GGTTGAGTCTGCAGAGAAGGTGAGTCCAGTGGAGAAGAGATATGAACCCCTACCCCAAATCAGCCCATCCTCACAGTATGGGCCTCCTGTGTCCGCCATCCCACCCAGCACACTGCCTAAGCTCAGCCCCAGTGAAG CTAATTCTGTACCTGAGCCGCTGAGCTCACCCAATCCTAAACCTGAGCTAGCAGCTCACAGGCCAGTCAGCAGGGATGAACCCACACCAGGTGGCTACCTGCCCCCGAGAGGCCTCCCTGACAAGTCCCCGGTCAACGGCACCGATGCGGCACCCTCAAAAACACTGGTCGCTCCCGCTCCCGCTCCCACCAGCTATAACCGCTACGTCCCCAAGCCGTACACCAGTTCAGCCCGGCCTTTTGAGCGCAAGTTTGAGAGCCCCAAGTTCAACCACAATCTGCTTCCCAACGACACGCAGGTGAAGACGGACCTCCTCATTAAACCCAGTGTGGTGAGCAACAGCAGCGGGAAGCCTCAGCTGTCGCCACAGCCCATGGATCACGACAGTGGCCTCGACACGTTCACACGCACTATGGACAACAGGCCCAAATACCAGCACAACAACATCAATGCCATCCCCAAGGCCATCCCTGTAAG CCCCAGCACCCTGGACGACGAAGACGACGACGAAGGGCACACGGTGGTGGCCACCGCCCGAGGGATCTTCAACTGTAACGGAGGGGTCCTGAGCTCCATCGAGACGGGAGTGAGCATCATCATCCCCCAGGGCGCCATCCCTGAGAATGTAGAGCAGGAGATTTACTTCAAGGTGTGCCGGGACAACAGCATCCTGCCCCCCCTGGACAAGGAGAAAG GAGAAACGCTGCTAAGTCCGCTGGTGATGTGTGGTCCTCATGGACTCAAGTTCCTGAAGCCGGTGGAGCTGCGCTTACCTCACTGTGCGTCTATGACCCCTGATG GTGATCCCAAAACCTGGCAAAACAAATCTCTCCCTGGAGACCCAAACTACCTGGTGGGTgcaaactgtgtgtctgtgcttatTGACCACTTCTGA
- the tjp1b gene encoding tight junction protein ZO-1 isoform X1: MITCAFLWVGFLVAVDSTMVNYQKYITVMQLALGVTAVNKEHCLPPRKRMWIHPSPTAGSITAASSVSTNQGKPSLRRIKGRIHRSKSLDSIDLLDSNSAAMEETVIWEQHTVTLHRAPGFGFGIAISGGRDNPHFQSGETSIVISDVLKGGPAEGLLQENDRVVMVNAVSMDNVEHAYAVQQLRKSGKIAKITIRRKRKVHVPMGRLGERETMSEHDEEEDSYDEEIYETRSGRSGAYSGVGGAMGRRSGRSSGRRDRERERSGSRERSLSPRSDRRSHNLPPRPAKVTLVKSRKNEAEYGLRLASHIFVKDISPESLAARDGNIQEGDVVLKINGTVTENLSLIDAKKLIERSKGKLKMVVQRDDRATLLNIPDLDDSIPSANASDRDDISDIHSLASDHSNRSHDRHRSSRSRSPDRRSEPSDHSRHSPPQISNGSHRSRDDDRISKPASTPAKLAEEVPLPKPKESAIAREEKQLPPLPEPKPVYAQPGQPDVDLPVSPSDAPVPSAAHDDSILRPSMKLVKFRKGESVGLRLAGGNDVGIFVAGVLEDSPAAKEGLEEGDQILRVNNVDFANIIREEAVLFLLDLPKGEEVTILAQKKKDVYRRIVESDVGDSFYIRTHFEYEKESPYGLSFNKGEVFRVVDTLYNGKLGSWLAIRIGKNHQEVERGIIPNKNRAEQLSSVQYTLPKTAGGDRADFWRFRGLRSSKRNLRKSREDLSSQPVQTKFPAYERVVLREAGFLRPVVIFGPIADVAREKLSREEPDLFELAKSEPRDAGTDQRSSGIIRLHTIKQIIDRDKHAVLDITPNAVDRLNYAQWYPIVVFLNPDNKQGVKNMRTRLCPESRKSARKLYERAIKLRKNNHHLFTTTINLNNMNDGWYGALKETIQQQQNQLVWVSEGKADGTTEDDLDIHDDRLSYLSAPGSEYSMYSTDSRHTSDYEDTDTEGGAYTDQELDETLNDEVGLPTEPAITRSSEPVREDPPVIQDTPGYPGYQHPVQPDPAGRIDPAGFKMAAPQQQDEAALPMPSLPPTVVAPPAVEQPVQLEGMHLEEPPAAAAAPQADSLSSPSPAPELIQPPPPPHEPHPSGPPGPEPKMYKKDLYNMEDPVRINHGLKQSMSYSHQPPYQDKQPYREYDHPPYGYDGGGYTEPKPHNTDSHLHYDNRVPHYNEQWPPYDQQTSSSQPAGYQPGHQQPMGYNPRSPYEDGPGRDYSPPQPRYDEAPPVGYDGRPRHSKPGPIRYDEPPPPPPAGYDARSPYEAEPHGFPINSPRSPEPPKQYYSDSGLRPTYIPGPPNRGYKPGMHEPMMNSEPTIPPPKPETLSSPGEPPITPGSKPLPPPPREDLDEDPAMKPQSVLNRVKMFENKRSVSMDRAKEGESSALRPADVPKPVSAPGPVLKANSLSNLEQEKSTYRAPEPQKPHPKPLDDVVRSNHYDPDEDEEYYRKQLSYFDRRSFDSKAMGQPSPGINRFHDLPKPAQLSYPYNRVESAEKVSPVEKRYEPLPQISPSSQYGPPVSAIPPSTLPKLSPSEANSVPEPLSSPNPKPELAAHRPVSRDEPTPGGYLPPRGLPDKSPVNGTDAAPSKTLVAPAPAPTSYNRYVPKPYTSSARPFERKFESPKFNHNLLPNDTQVKTDLLIKPSVVSNSSGKPQLSPQPMDHDSGLDTFTRTMDNRPKYQHNNINAIPKAIPVSPSTLDDEDDDEGHTVVATARGIFNCNGGVLSSIETGVSIIIPQGAIPENVEQEIYFKVCRDNSILPPLDKEKGETLLSPLVMCGPHGLKFLKPVELRLPHCASMTPDGWSFALKSSDSSSGDPKTWQNKSLPGDPNYLVGANCVSVLIDHF, translated from the exons AGCGCAGCAATGGAAGAGACTGTCATTTGGGAACAGCACACAGTAACACTACACAGG GCACCAGGGTTTGGCTTCGGGATAGCCATATCAGGAGGTCGGGATAACCCTCATTTTCAGAGCGGCGAGACCTCCATTGTCATCTCGGATGTGCTGAAAGGAGGCCCAGCTGAAGGCCTGCTGCA GGAAAATGACAGAGTCGTTATGGTCAATGCTGTCTCCATGGACAATGTGGAGCACGCGTACGCAGTCCAGCAGCTTCgtaaaagtggaaaaattgCCAAAATT ACAATCAGGCGGAAGAGGAAGGTGCATGTCCCCATGGGCCGACTAGGGGAGCGGGAAACTATGTCAGAGcatgacgaggaggaggacagtTATGACGAGGAGATATACGAGACGCGGAGCGGACGTAGCGGCGCTTACAGTGGTGTGGGCGGCGCCATGGGCAGGCGCAGCGGCCGGAGCAGCGGGCGAAGGGACAGGGAGCGTGAACGCAGCGGCTCGCGGGAGAGGAGTCTCTCTCCACGCTCTGACCGCCGCTCACACAACCTGCCCCCACGTCCTGCCAAGGTCACACTTGTCAAATCGCGTAAAAATGAAG CAGAATATGGCCTGCGCCTGGCCAGCCACATCTTTGTCAAGGACATTTCCCCCGAGAGCCTGGCAGCCAGAGACGGCAACATCCAGGAAGGGGATGTTGTACTGAAG atCAATGGCACAGTGACAGAGAACCTCTCCTTGATAGACGCCAAGAAGCTGATAGAAAGGTCAAAGGGCAAGCTAAAAATGGTTGTTCAGAGGGACGACAGAGCAACCCTGTTGAACATCCCTGACCTCGATGACAGCATTCCTTCGGCCAATGCCTCCGACAGAGACG ACATTTCAGATATCCATTCTCTGGCATCTGATCATTCCAATCGATCGCATGACCGACATCGTAGCAGCCGCTCCCGCTCTCCAGACAGACGATCTGAACCCTCAGACCACTCCAGACACTCGCCCCCACAAATTAGCAATGGCAG CCACAGAAGCCGTGATGACGATCGGATCTCAAAGCCAGCTTCAACACCAGCGAAGCTAGCAGAGGAGGTTCCCCTGCCCAAACCGAAGGAGTCGGCTATTGCTAGAGAGGAGAAACAGCTCCCACCACTCCCAG agCCCAAGCCAGTGTATGCTCAGCCTGGACAGCCAGATGTAGACCTGCCAGTCAGTCCCTCTGATGCCCCTGTGCCAAGTGCTGCCCATGACGACAGCATCTTACG GCCAAGCATGAAGCTGGTGAAGTTCAGGAAGGGGGAGAGTGTGGGGCTGCGGCTGGCTGGAGGGAATGACGTGGGCATCTTTGTAGCTGGAGTGCTGGAGGATAGTCCAGCTGCTAAGGAGGGCTTAGAGGAGGGCGACCAAATTCTCAGG GTAAATAATGTAGACTTTGCAAACATAATCCGAGAGGAGGCGGTGCTGTTCCTCCTGGACCTTCCTAAGGGTGAAGAGGTCACAATTCTGGCccagaagaagaaagatg TGTATCGGCGGATCGTGGAGTCTGATGTTGGTGACTCCTTTTACATCCGGACACACTTCGAGTATGAAAAAGAATCTCCGTATGGGTTGAGCTTTAACAAAGGTGAGGTGTTCCGTGTGGTGGACACCCTCTACAACGGCAAGCTGGGATCCTGGTTGGCTATTCGCATTGGCAAGAACCACCAGGAGGTGGAGAGGGGCATCATCCCCAACAAAAACAG AGCGGAGCAGCTCTCCAGTGTGCAGTACACTCTCCCCAAAACAGCAGGGGGCGACAGGGCTGACTTCTGGAGGTTTCGGGGTCTTCGCAGCTCCAAGAGGAACCtgaggaagagcagagaggacCTGTCTTCCCAGCCAGTCCAAACGAAGTTTCCAGCTTATGAAAGAGTGGTACTAAGAGAGG ctgGTTTCCTGAGGCCTGTGGTGATATTTGGGCCCATTGCTGATGTCGCTCGAGAAAAACTCTCCAGAGAGGAGCCAGATCTTTTTGAGCTTGCAA AGAGTGAACCGAGAGATGCGGGAACAGATCAGCGTAGTTCAGGAATCATTCGTCTTCACACCATCAAGCAGATCATTGACAGG GACAAACATGCTGTGCTGGACATCACTCCAAATGCTGTGGACAGGCTGAACTATGCTCAGTGGTACCCAATTGTAGTCTTCCTAAATCCCGATAATAAGCAGGGTGTGAAGAATATGAGGACCAGACTGTGTCCAGAGTCCAGGAAGAGTGCCAGGAAGCTCTATGAGAGAGCAATCAAACTGAGGAAGAATAATCACCACCTGTTCACCA CCACCATCAACTTGAACAATATGAATGATGGCTGGTACGGCGCTCTAAAAGAAACAATCCAGCAACAGCAGAACCAGTTGGTGTGGGTGTCAGAGGGCAAG GCGGATGGCACTACAGAGGATGACTTGGATATCCACGATGACCGCCTGTCCTACTTGTCGGCGCCAGGTAGTGAATACTCCATGTATAGCACAGATAGCCGTCACACTTCTGATTATGAGGACACCGACACAGAGGGTGGAGCGTATACAGACCAGGAACTGGATGAGACTTTGAACGACGAGGTGGGTCTGCCCACGGAGCCCGCCATCACCCGCTCCTCCGAGCCGGTGCGAGAAGACCCACCTGTAATTCAGGACACTCCTGGTTACCCTGGATACCAGCACCCCGTGCAGCCCGACCCAGCTGGTCGCATAGACCCGGCTGGGTTCAAGATGGCCGCTCCGCAACAG CAAGATGAGGCTGCTCTGCCCATGCCCTCGTTGCCTCCGACGGTGGTAGCGCCCCCTGCTGTTGAGCAGCCTGTACAGCTAGAGGGTATGCACCTAGAGGAGCCGCCTGCTGCAGCCGCAGCTCCTCAGGCTGACTCACTTAGCAGCCCCAGCCCTGCCCCTGAGCTTATTcagcccccaccaccaccacacgaACCCCACCCGTCTGGACCACCTGGTCCAGAACCAAAG ATGTACAAGAAAGATTTGTACAATATGGAGGACCCAGTGCGAATCAACCATGGCCTGAAGCAGTCTATGAGCTACAGTCACCAGCCGCCGTACCAGGACAAACAGCCATACCGCGAATACGACCACCCGCCTTACGGATATGATGGAGGCGGCTACACAGAACCAAAGCCTCACAACACTGACTCTCACCTGCACTACGACAACCGTGTGCCTCATTACAACGAACAGTGGCCCCCCTATGACCAGCAGACCTCGTCTTCTCAGCCCGCAGGGTACCAGCCGGGCCACCAGCAACCCATGGGCTACAACCCCCGGTCCCCCTACGAGGACGGACCAGGGAGAGACTACAGCCCCCCTCAGCCACGCTACGATGAGGCCCCACCAGTGGGCTATGATGGCAGACCACGCCACAGTAAACCTGGGCCCATTCGTTATGATGAACCCCCACCGCCACCCCCAGCTGGCTACGACGCTCGTTCTCCTTATGAGGCAGAACCTCATGGCTTCCCCATTAACTCACCTCGATCGCCGGAGCCCCCAAAGCAGTATTACAGTGACTCTGGTCTAAGGCCCACCTACATTCCTGGGCCTCCAAACCGGGGCTATAAGCCAGGGATGCATGAGCCTATGATGAACTCTGAACCCACAATTCCCCCTCCGAAACCAGAGACGCTGTCCTCACCAGGTGAGCCACCTATCACTCCGGGCTCCAaacccctccctcctccacctcgaGAAGACCTGGACGAGGACCCGGCCATGAAACCACAGTCAGTGCTCAACAGAGTCAAGATGTTTGAGAATAAACGGTCTGTTTCTATGGACAGGGCTAAAGAAGGAGAGTCATCAGCACTCAGG CCTGCAGATGTTCCTAAACCTGTGAGTGCACCTGGCCCAGTCCTCAAAGCCAATTCCCTCAGCAACCTGGAGCAGGAGAAGTCCACCTATAG GGCTCCTGAGCCACAGAAGCCTCATCCTAAACCCCTGGATGATGTAGTGCGTTCCAACCACTACGACccagatgaggatgaggagtaCTACAGGAAGCAGTTGTCCTACTTTGATCGCCGTAGCTTTGACAGCAAGGCCATGGGCCAACCCAGTCCTGGCATCAACCGCTTCCATGATTTGCCCAAACCAGCTCAGCTGTCCTACCCATACAACAG GGTTGAGTCTGCAGAGAAGGTGAGTCCAGTGGAGAAGAGATATGAACCCCTACCCCAAATCAGCCCATCCTCACAGTATGGGCCTCCTGTGTCCGCCATCCCACCCAGCACACTGCCTAAGCTCAGCCCCAGTGAAG CTAATTCTGTACCTGAGCCGCTGAGCTCACCCAATCCTAAACCTGAGCTAGCAGCTCACAGGCCAGTCAGCAGGGATGAACCCACACCAGGTGGCTACCTGCCCCCGAGAGGCCTCCCTGACAAGTCCCCGGTCAACGGCACCGATGCGGCACCCTCAAAAACACTGGTCGCTCCCGCTCCCGCTCCCACCAGCTATAACCGCTACGTCCCCAAGCCGTACACCAGTTCAGCCCGGCCTTTTGAGCGCAAGTTTGAGAGCCCCAAGTTCAACCACAATCTGCTTCCCAACGACACGCAGGTGAAGACGGACCTCCTCATTAAACCCAGTGTGGTGAGCAACAGCAGCGGGAAGCCTCAGCTGTCGCCACAGCCCATGGATCACGACAGTGGCCTCGACACGTTCACACGCACTATGGACAACAGGCCCAAATACCAGCACAACAACATCAATGCCATCCCCAAGGCCATCCCTGTAAG CCCCAGCACCCTGGACGACGAAGACGACGACGAAGGGCACACGGTGGTGGCCACCGCCCGAGGGATCTTCAACTGTAACGGAGGGGTCCTGAGCTCCATCGAGACGGGAGTGAGCATCATCATCCCCCAGGGCGCCATCCCTGAGAATGTAGAGCAGGAGATTTACTTCAAGGTGTGCCGGGACAACAGCATCCTGCCCCCCCTGGACAAGGAGAAAG GAGAAACGCTGCTAAGTCCGCTGGTGATGTGTGGTCCTCATGGACTCAAGTTCCTGAAGCCGGTGGAGCTGCGCTTACCTCACTGTGCGTCTATGACCCCTGATGGTTGGTCTTTTGCTCTAAAATCCTCCGACTCCTCGTCGG GTGATCCCAAAACCTGGCAAAACAAATCTCTCCCTGGAGACCCAAACTACCTGGTGGGTgcaaactgtgtgtctgtgcttatTGACCACTTCTGA